Proteins encoded within one genomic window of Companilactobacillus zhachilii:
- a CDS encoding ECF transporter S component, with product MSNRLKLRKLILRGTCILQRRKAYRTAILGVLIAIIFVQSMVPFLGYIPTGFINITIIHITVIVAAILLGPKDGAIVGLVWGIGTVIRAFTSPTSIIDTTVFTNPIVAILPRVIVGLVAGWIYLWFKNHTNKKVLGMALASGAGSLTNTVLVLGLMRLMYASAMAQAYATQTDLLNKLLLVIVGTNGVPEMIVAIIIAPAISTALLKSNKFLDN from the coding sequence ATGAGCAATCGGTTAAAATTAAGGAAATTAATATTGAGGGGTACGTGTATTTTGCAAAGAAGAAAGGCGTATCGGACAGCAATTTTGGGTGTGCTGATTGCGATAATTTTTGTACAATCAATGGTACCGTTTTTAGGATACATACCAACTGGTTTTATAAATATTACAATTATTCATATTACTGTAATCGTAGCCGCAATTTTATTAGGTCCAAAAGATGGGGCAATCGTTGGTCTAGTTTGGGGAATTGGTACGGTCATTCGTGCTTTCACTAGTCCAACATCAATTATTGATACAACAGTCTTTACAAATCCAATCGTGGCAATTTTACCTCGAGTGATCGTTGGTTTAGTTGCTGGCTGGATTTATTTATGGTTTAAAAATCATACAAATAAGAAAGTTTTAGGTATGGCGCTTGCATCAGGTGCAGGCTCACTGACGAATACAGTTTTAGTTTTAGGTTTGATGAGACTAATGTACGCTAGCGCAATGGCACAAGCATACGCAACTCAAACTGATTTGTTGAATAAATTATTATTGGTCATTGTCGGAACAAATGGAGTTCCTGAAATGATTGTCGCAATTATAATTGCACCGGCTATTTCTACTGCTCTATTGAAATCTAATAAGTTTTTGGATAATTAG
- a CDS encoding GNAT family N-acetyltransferase gives MKEWTVRPNVKLRLVDPDDAASLYEQIEKTRPQLAKFMPWGDSTKSVEDERVFLEYCEGRIAEQKLWNASIIIDGKAVGMIDLHNIDSDNEKAEVGYWLGGEYQGNGVMTDCLSKLLEIGFEELNLHKIKLLAEQVNEASNAVAKKVGFVLEGQLKDEIYSNGAFHDANLYAMVN, from the coding sequence ATGAAAGAATGGACGGTGCGCCCAAATGTGAAATTACGTCTAGTTGATCCTGATGACGCTGCTAGTTTGTACGAACAAATAGAAAAGACTCGGCCACAGTTAGCTAAGTTTATGCCCTGGGGTGATTCAACTAAGTCAGTGGAAGATGAACGAGTGTTTTTGGAATATTGTGAAGGACGAATCGCAGAACAGAAACTCTGGAATGCAAGTATTATTATTGATGGCAAAGCTGTCGGGATGATTGATCTTCATAACATCGATTCTGATAATGAAAAAGCTGAAGTTGGTTATTGGCTTGGTGGTGAATATCAGGGTAACGGCGTTATGACTGATTGTTTAAGTAAACTATTGGAAATAGGCTTTGAAGAATTAAATTTACATAAGATTAAGTTGCTAGCTGAACAAGTTAATGAAGCCAGTAATGCGGTCGCAAAAAAAGTTGGTTTTGTTTTGGAAGGTCAGTTAAAGGATGAGATTTATTCAAATGGAGCTTTCCATGATGCCAATTTATATGCAATGGTAAATTAA
- a CDS encoding MerR family transcriptional regulator → MKYTIKKLAELAGVSTRTLRYYDQIGLLKPEEVNKSNYRIYDEKNVNKLQQIMFYRSLSFPLNQIKQLLDDPNFSRLQALEDQRKMLKDKQVEIERLLTNIDQTIKDYHGEIKMTDTEKFQAFKQQKLHENEANFGTEIRQKYGEKTVEQSNQKFSNLTEKDFQAMQTIEKQLIDDLVMLTKKPDLESPLAEKIYQEHKQWLQYTWPSYNTQAHRGLVDMYLADDRFARYYDEKAKESVVQLLHDVVYRYTN, encoded by the coding sequence ATGAAATATACAATTAAAAAATTAGCCGAGTTGGCTGGTGTCAGTACGCGTACATTGAGATATTATGACCAAATTGGTTTATTGAAACCAGAAGAGGTTAATAAAAGTAATTATCGTATTTATGATGAAAAAAATGTAAATAAATTACAACAAATCATGTTTTATCGCTCGTTAAGTTTCCCACTCAATCAAATTAAACAGCTTTTGGATGATCCTAATTTTTCACGCCTGCAGGCCTTAGAGGACCAACGAAAAATGCTGAAAGACAAGCAAGTAGAAATTGAACGACTCCTAACAAATATTGATCAGACCATAAAAGATTATCATGGAGAAATAAAAATGACAGATACAGAGAAATTTCAAGCCTTTAAACAACAAAAATTGCATGAAAATGAGGCTAACTTTGGAACAGAAATCCGCCAGAAGTATGGTGAAAAAACAGTGGAGCAGTCCAATCAGAAATTTTCAAATTTAACTGAAAAGGACTTTCAAGCTATGCAAACAATTGAAAAACAGTTAATTGATGACTTAGTAATGTTGACGAAAAAGCCTGATTTGGAATCACCGTTAGCTGAAAAAATTTATCAAGAGCACAAACAGTGGCTTCAATACACTTGGCCTAGTTACAATACCCAAGCTCACCGAGGTCTAGTTGATATGTATTTGGCGGACGATAGATTTGCACGCTACTATGACGAAAAAGCCAAAGAATCAGTTGTGCAGTTGTTGCACGATGTGGTATACCGTTATACAAATTAA
- a CDS encoding type 1 glutamine amidotransferase: MMSKVIKIAYLYEDLMNTYGDSGDVKILSFLLKEQGYDTQVDNISLEMKFNAFDYDFLFFGGGQDFEQSVVATDLQRHRQTIQNYIEADKPMLCICGGYQFLGKYYETSGGQTIQGLDILPFHTVYKADSRMIGDTEYKTEWGTVRAFENHSGRTYFDDKSKLKPFGEMIEGYGNNPDDKQEGMHYKNVIGSYSHGPILKNENVARAIADKIIASHKQRMAAIVK; the protein is encoded by the coding sequence ATTATGTCTAAAGTTATAAAAATTGCTTATTTGTACGAAGATTTAATGAACACTTATGGAGATAGCGGTGACGTTAAGATTCTTAGCTTTCTTCTTAAAGAACAAGGTTATGATACTCAAGTCGATAACATTAGTTTGGAAATGAAATTCAATGCTTTCGATTATGACTTCCTCTTCTTCGGTGGTGGCCAAGATTTCGAACAATCAGTTGTTGCAACCGATTTACAAAGACATCGCCAAACTATTCAAAACTATATTGAAGCTGACAAACCTATGCTTTGTATCTGTGGTGGCTACCAATTCCTCGGTAAATATTACGAAACCAGTGGTGGTCAAACTATCCAAGGCCTTGATATCCTACCTTTCCATACCGTATACAAAGCTGACAGTCGTATGATTGGTGACACAGAATATAAGACTGAATGGGGAACTGTTCGTGCTTTCGAAAACCATAGTGGTAGAACCTACTTTGACGATAAGAGCAAATTAAAACCTTTCGGTGAAATGATTGAAGGATATGGTAACAATCCTGACGACAAGCAAGAAGGTATGCATTATAAGAACGTTATAGGCAGTTACTCACACGGTCCTATTTTGAAAAACGAAAATGTTGCCCGTGCCATTGCTGATAAAATTATTGCTTCACATAAACAACGTATGGCAGCAATCGTTAAATAA
- a CDS encoding acetate/propionate family kinase codes for MQKTLVINAGSSSLKWQLFEMPAETVLANGLVERISMPGSIFTIKYGDHQKFETTVDNLDQAHAAQMVFDELQRLEIIQNLSEITAVAHRVVAGGQVFKSAVEVTPEVLKQIKELSNFAPLHNPMEAQGIETMAKTLPDVKQYAVFDSQFFTDLPEMNAIYSLPYELTKKYQIRRYGEHGISHGYLTGRAAELLDMPKDKINLVTMHLGSGASLAAVKDGKAFDTSMGFTPLTGVTMGTRAGDVDPALVPYLMKELNVTDPNEIMMMLNQKSGLLGVSGISPDMREIKAQEATNPQAKLAIEIFVNRIVKYAGSYITELHGADALVFAGGIGEHNVQLRQQIIDELAIFNVKLDAKLNEAGKEGLISSPDSAIKVLLIPTDEELAMVRQVAALQ; via the coding sequence ATGCAAAAGACATTAGTTATTAATGCTGGTAGTTCATCCTTGAAGTGGCAATTGTTTGAAATGCCCGCTGAGACTGTTTTAGCCAATGGTTTAGTGGAAAGAATCAGTATGCCAGGATCTATTTTTACAATTAAATACGGTGATCACCAAAAATTTGAAACAACGGTTGATAACTTGGACCAAGCTCACGCAGCACAAATGGTTTTCGACGAATTACAACGTTTGGAAATTATTCAAAACTTGAGTGAGATCACAGCGGTAGCACATCGTGTAGTTGCTGGTGGACAAGTTTTTAAATCAGCTGTTGAAGTGACACCTGAAGTTTTGAAGCAAATTAAAGAACTCAGTAACTTTGCACCACTGCACAATCCAATGGAAGCTCAAGGGATTGAAACAATGGCGAAGACTTTGCCTGATGTTAAGCAATATGCTGTTTTTGACAGCCAATTCTTTACGGACTTACCTGAAATGAATGCGATTTATAGTTTGCCTTATGAATTGACGAAGAAATATCAAATTCGCCGTTATGGTGAACATGGAATTTCTCATGGTTACTTGACGGGGCGTGCAGCTGAATTATTAGATATGCCTAAAGATAAAATCAATCTTGTAACGATGCATTTAGGTAGTGGCGCTTCATTAGCGGCAGTTAAAGATGGGAAAGCCTTTGATACTTCAATGGGATTCACACCTTTAACTGGTGTAACGATGGGAACACGTGCTGGTGATGTTGATCCAGCCTTAGTACCTTATTTGATGAAAGAATTAAACGTTACAGATCCAAATGAAATCATGATGATGTTAAATCAAAAATCTGGTCTACTTGGCGTTTCTGGTATCTCACCGGATATGCGTGAAATTAAAGCTCAAGAAGCAACTAATCCTCAAGCTAAGTTGGCTATTGAAATTTTTGTTAACCGAATCGTTAAATATGCAGGTAGTTATATAACTGAACTACATGGTGCTGATGCTTTGGTATTTGCTGGAGGAATCGGCGAACATAATGTTCAATTACGTCAACAAATTATTGATGAATTGGCAATTTTTAATGTTAAATTAGATGCTAAATTAAATGAAGCTGGAAAAGAAGGCTTAATTAGTAGTCCTGATTCAGCTATTAAAGTTCTATTGATTCCAACTGATGAAGAATTAGCTATGGTGCGTCAGGTAGCGGCGTTACAATAG
- the thiD gene encoding bifunctional hydroxymethylpyrimidine kinase/phosphomethylpyrimidine kinase, translating into MLNEFTQVLTIAGSDSDGSAGAQADLKTFMARGVYGMSVLTAAVAGNSYGIHDSVNMPASFIQNQIKDIKDDFKVSAFKTGMLSDSEIIHTVADAIKDEPFGTFVLDPVIITKHGAMLLEAEAYQTLIDELFPLADLITPNFYEAKKLSGLELENREEIVKAAHKLRKLGPKNIMIKGEHSDDSISEVEDYVLLEDGQSFWISEPYVKTEHINGTGDTLSSCIVAEVAKGQSMEDAIKTAKTFTYNAIKHEIAVGHKYGPINHFIKDDIQ; encoded by the coding sequence ATATTGAATGAATTTACACAAGTTTTAACTATTGCTGGTTCCGACTCTGACGGTAGTGCCGGAGCACAAGCTGACTTAAAGACATTTATGGCTCGTGGCGTATACGGAATGTCCGTATTGACTGCTGCAGTTGCTGGTAATTCATACGGAATACACGATAGCGTGAATATGCCAGCTAGTTTTATCCAAAACCAAATTAAAGATATCAAAGATGACTTCAAAGTTTCAGCTTTTAAAACTGGTATGTTATCTGATTCAGAAATTATTCATACAGTAGCAGATGCCATTAAGGACGAGCCTTTTGGTACTTTTGTCCTTGATCCTGTTATCATTACTAAACATGGTGCCATGCTTCTAGAAGCTGAAGCTTACCAAACTTTGATCGATGAATTGTTCCCTCTTGCTGATTTGATTACACCTAACTTTTATGAAGCCAAGAAACTTTCTGGTCTAGAATTAGAAAATAGAGAAGAAATTGTTAAGGCTGCTCATAAATTACGCAAATTAGGACCAAAAAATATTATGATAAAGGGTGAACATAGTGACGACTCAATTTCTGAAGTTGAAGACTACGTTCTACTAGAAGATGGCCAATCATTCTGGATCTCTGAACCATATGTCAAAACTGAACATATCAACGGTACTGGTGATACATTGTCATCATGTATCGTAGCCGAAGTTGCTAAGGGTCAAAGTATGGAAGATGCCATCAAGACTGCAAAAACATTTACTTACAATGCTATTAAACATGAAATTGCTGTGGGACATAAATATGGTCCTATTAACCATTTTATAAAGGATGATATACAATAG
- the proC gene encoding pyrroline-5-carboxylate reductase — protein sequence MIGFIGAGSIGGAVITGLVKNGYNSEDIIVKGGRSNRTKLLCDQLGFQMVKKVKQLADTEIIFIAVGADALSSVAKELKEIAAGKLIVAFTGSASVTHLKQLLGDVKVAHAIPNTPVKVGAGFTGITYSDDFTPEDKKKIGSVLGYTGQLVEVPENELGILGTVAGCSPAFLDVFIEALSDAGVKHGLSRKLAYDAAIGMAIGASKLAKQSDLNVSALKDEVTSPGGSTIRGVAALEEYGFRNAVIKAVDAAENE from the coding sequence ATGATTGGATTTATTGGCGCAGGTAGTATTGGTGGAGCCGTTATAACGGGTCTAGTAAAGAATGGTTACAATTCTGAAGATATTATTGTCAAAGGTGGCCGTTCAAATCGAACAAAACTTTTGTGTGATCAATTAGGTTTTCAAATGGTCAAGAAAGTAAAGCAATTAGCAGATACAGAGATTATTTTCATTGCAGTTGGTGCTGACGCATTGAGCAGTGTTGCGAAAGAATTGAAGGAAATTGCTGCCGGTAAATTAATTGTGGCTTTCACAGGTAGTGCTTCTGTAACGCATCTTAAGCAACTTTTGGGTGATGTTAAAGTAGCTCATGCAATTCCAAATACACCAGTTAAAGTTGGTGCCGGATTTACTGGAATTACGTATTCAGATGACTTTACACCAGAAGACAAGAAGAAGATTGGTTCTGTTTTAGGTTATACAGGTCAATTAGTTGAAGTTCCTGAAAATGAACTAGGTATTTTAGGAACGGTAGCTGGTTGTTCTCCAGCTTTCTTAGATGTCTTCATCGAAGCTTTGAGTGATGCTGGCGTGAAACATGGTTTGAGTCGTAAGTTAGCCTATGATGCCGCTATTGGGATGGCAATTGGTGCAAGTAAATTAGCTAAACAATCAGATTTAAATGTTTCTGCTTTGAAGGATGAAGTTACTTCACCAGGTGGTTCAACAATCCGCGGTGTGGCAGCTTTGGAAGAGTATGGCTTTAGAAATGCAGTTATTAAAGCAGTTGATGCTGCAGAAAATGAATAA
- a CDS encoding DUF975 family protein: MKTYRTRAELKYEVKNLLKGNWKKAILLYLIPLIIFVLTNGYNNSNSRATFRYNTSSFDIGTFSKIVTTFGIIGFITSLIFLLINLSANFRAFDWLGDHDLDFDPIKSNFTYFRSPDWWQLIFIYVIINIFTFLWTLLLIIPGIVKGIGYSQTYFVYKDLNDRGLTDGYSLTTYITKSQQLMMGNKWRYFVLQLSFIGWWILGVITLGIGFIWIFPYYKLTMANFYRDLVEKNSTYL, from the coding sequence ATGAAAACATATCGCACACGAGCAGAGTTAAAATACGAAGTTAAAAATTTACTCAAGGGTAATTGGAAAAAGGCTATTTTACTATACCTAATTCCACTGATTATTTTTGTCCTAACAAATGGCTACAATAATTCCAATTCACGCGCGACTTTCAGATACAATACATCTAGTTTTGATATTGGAACTTTCTCCAAAATTGTTACTACTTTTGGAATCATTGGTTTTATTACTAGTTTAATTTTCTTATTAATCAATTTATCAGCTAACTTTCGGGCTTTTGATTGGTTAGGTGACCACGACCTTGATTTCGATCCCATCAAAAGTAATTTCACTTACTTTAGAAGTCCTGATTGGTGGCAATTAATTTTCATTTACGTAATTATTAATATTTTTACCTTTTTATGGACCCTATTATTGATTATTCCTGGAATTGTCAAAGGCATTGGTTACTCACAAACGTATTTTGTTTATAAAGATCTCAATGACCGCGGCTTAACTGATGGTTATTCGTTAACGACTTACATTACAAAGAGTCAACAATTAATGATGGGCAACAAGTGGCGTTACTTTGTTCTCCAACTTAGTTTCATTGGTTGGTGGATTCTTGGCGTTATAACTTTAGGAATCGGATTTATTTGGATCTTCCCATATTACAAACTTACAATGGCCAACTTCTATCGCGATTTGGTTGAAAAAAATTCTACATACTTATAG